The Aeoliella mucimassa genome includes the window CCGGCAGTGTAAGCGTCGGCGAACATTACGAATCGGGCAAGCTCCGCCCGTTGACAGGGCATGTGGTCGAAACCTGCGCAACGATGTCGTGGTTGCAGGTCACTCAATATCTTCTCGAGCTCACCGGCGACGTAAAATATGCCGATGCGATGGAGAAACTGCTCTGGAATCATGTGTTTGCGTCGCAAGCCATCGATGGCGACTGCTACCGGTATCACACTCCACCGAACGGAGTGAAGCCCGAAGGGTTCTTCCACGGACCTGATTGCTGCACCTCGAGTGGCCACCGCTTGGTTTCGCTGCTTCCAACGTTTCTTTATGGCAAAGATGACCAAGGGCTGTTCATCAACCAGTACGCAGCCTCGACCGTCGAAGCACAACTGCCCGGCGACCGCACTATTCGCGTGAGGCAGGAAACCAACTACCCTGAAAGCCCGCAGATCGACTTGACCGTCGAGTCCGCGCCCGACTCCTCGCTCGCTATCCGGTTGCGAAATCCCAGTTGGTGTCAGACTCCCTCGATTACACTCAATGGCAAGTCGCTTTCGAACGTTACTCCTGGCTCCTATCTGACCATCGAGCGAGTATGGCTCTCGGGCGATGTTATTCAGGCGAGCTTTCCGATGGAACTTCGCTGGGTGCAGTCGGACGCGACATGGAAGACCGTGATCCGCACGCTCCCTGGCGGTGAGATCATGCATGATCCCGTGCCCGATGCGACTGGTCCTTGGGCGCTGATTCGCGGTCCCGTTGTCTACGCTGCCGATACCCTCTGGTGGAGCAACCCCGAAGTGCCCGCTCCTCATCGAGTTGGTGACGACCTAGCTTTTGTGCTTCATGATACCTCGCCACAGCAAGTGGACACTCCTGCGGGACTGATCGGTCCGAGCTATAAGGTGCCAGCGATCACTTCGCGTGGTCAGCACGTCGATGTGCTGCTGGTGCCTTTCACCAACATTGGTCACTGGTATCGCGACGATCAACGGAAACCCGATAAACATGCGGCTGCCTGGTCGTATGCCGTTTGGCTCCCATCTCACGAATCGCCCGAATTTCAAGAGCGACTGAAGTTGAGACAACAGCAGGAACAGCAGCTTGCGTCCGCGTTCGACTACGTGCGGATCGGTAACCACGAGTCCGAAACGTTGCATCAAGTGCAAGGTGGCGAGACGGGACAGTTTCGCGACCGCTCCTATCGACACGGCGTCGATTTCTCCTACACGATGAAGATGCCAACCGAGCGGTCCGCCAAACTTATCGTCACCTATTGGGGTAGCGACTGCGGGCGGGAGTTCGACGTGCTGGCAAACGATCAAGTATTGGACACCACGCGACTCAACAATAGTCGCCCTGGCGAGTTCTTCGAGGTCGCGTATCCGCTGTCTCAAGAGTTGATCGCAGGCAAAACAAACACCTTTGGACAAAAGGAAGACAACATTACGATACGATTTCGCTCTCGCACCCAGCAGGTTGCCGGCGGCGTTTTCGGTATCCGCATCGAGTAAAGTAAGTATTGTGCTTGGCAATCGCTGCTTCTCTTTTGGATTGAATCTATGTCATCGTTTGTGGAATCGCTCATCTATGAGCGTTGTGTGTTAATAGGCGCATTGTTACTTGTGGGTTACTCAACTATCCCATCGACAGTCGTAGCAGCGGAGAATCAGCCACACGCTGCGGCCGACGGTACCGACTCGTCCGCCAAACAGTATCCTCCGATTCAATCGCTCAACCCTCCCGAGAAGGATTTCTTCGCCAAACAGCTTTCGTACCAAGGTTTGCCGATTAAGTCGTCGCAACAGGTAGTCGACGAGGCTCTCCACGAAGCGTACGACCGCCTTGATGCCATGCTGCAACACCTGCCGACCACCGCTAAGCGACTGGTCGCTACTAGAGTGGAACTGCACATCATCGGGCGGAACGAAGTCACGACCGACCTGCCCGAATGCCGACACGACAAAGGTCGGCCGCTCCAGGAGTACAACGGGCTGACGCGTGATCAGCGCACTCGCGGCATGGGGGGACGCCTAGTTTCGTGTGGCGAAGAGAACCTGCTACGATTGCGACAAGACCGCTATCGCGGGAGCGATATCTGCGTCCACGAGTTTGCTCACGCCATACGCAACTTCGGCATGACGCGCCCGCAGCGGGCACTGTTCGACGCGCAGTACAAGCGTTCCCTGGCTGCTGGGCGTTGGAACAAGTCGTACGCTGGCAGCAATACCGACGAGTTCTTCGCCGAACTCTCGATGTGGTACTTTGGCACCCACGGCAGTCTCGGCATGCAAGGCGAAAAACCGGCGGATGGCCCCGAAGGGCTGAAAGCCTACGATCCAGAAGCTTATAGCCTGTTCGACGCTTTCTACAGTGGTGAACTTGAAGCGACTGCAGCCCCAGCGACGAAAGAGACGAAGCGTATCTACCTCTCGGGAGTAGATGCAGCCTCGGCAGTGCCGTGGAATTTCCTTTGTACCACAGGGCGCCGCAGCGGCGAATGGACTACGATTCCGGTCCCTTCTCTGTGGGACGTGCAGGGCTTCGGCACGATCCACTACGGGCACGATCGTCCCTCTCAACTTCGCGAACAAGGCCTTTACCGCCATCGCTTCGTGTCGCCCGATCGCTCGAACAATCAACGCATTTTCCTGGTGTTTGGCGGTTCGATGACCGACACGCAGGCTACGCTCAACAGCCATTCCGTCGGCCCCGTTCACCGCGGTGCTTTCTATGAGTTCCGCTACGAAGTGACCGATCTCCTGCAAGACCAGCAGCCGAACCTGCTCGA containing:
- a CDS encoding beta-L-arabinofuranosidase domain-containing protein; the encoded protein is MLLSLICGIYAHSAEPSRVQETLTVNEVPELRGYLGERWEANRRGSLHQFDIDRYTKLVEQRTHREWWWAGEQDGKWLESAVLSSANSDPALRAQAKAILDRLIDSQEPSGYLGITPQDIRTAQQPLRGMDPYEDYFRLHALITAYEQWGDEQALTAARRFGDYLLGHIGPGKAEFWPSDLRPPANEKRTLEGFTKIAGHAVHYSWEGTLLIDPMLRLALATGDERYSEWSKWVVGNIDTWSGWDSYSRLDQVASGELGVHELQPYVHSHTFHMNFLGFLRLYEITGDESYLRKVAGAWDDIAARQMYITGSVSVGEHYESGKLRPLTGHVVETCATMSWLQVTQYLLELTGDVKYADAMEKLLWNHVFASQAIDGDCYRYHTPPNGVKPEGFFHGPDCCTSSGHRLVSLLPTFLYGKDDQGLFINQYAASTVEAQLPGDRTIRVRQETNYPESPQIDLTVESAPDSSLAIRLRNPSWCQTPSITLNGKSLSNVTPGSYLTIERVWLSGDVIQASFPMELRWVQSDATWKTVIRTLPGGEIMHDPVPDATGPWALIRGPVVYAADTLWWSNPEVPAPHRVGDDLAFVLHDTSPQQVDTPAGLIGPSYKVPAITSRGQHVDVLLVPFTNIGHWYRDDQRKPDKHAAAWSYAVWLPSHESPEFQERLKLRQQQEQQLASAFDYVRIGNHESETLHQVQGGETGQFRDRSYRHGVDFSYTMKMPTERSAKLIVTYWGSDCGREFDVLANDQVLDTTRLNNSRPGEFFEVAYPLSQELIAGKTNTFGQKEDNITIRFRSRTQQVAGGVFGIRIE